The proteins below come from a single bacterium genomic window:
- a CDS encoding leucine-rich repeat domain-containing protein has protein sequence MRFLTLLLGLFILTGCRPAAEAPLDPLRATTVAEALAQSNTVQNLDLFYRRLNGFPTDILVLNNLKQLNLRTCTIGRLPDEITALSQLTRLDLGQTGLTNLPPAIGELTQLTHLWLNDNPLPSLPQEIQNLTNLTYLNADRTQLSQLLPGIGLLSNLRWLRLNNNHLTAMPADMAGLAKNLKILYLMGNPIPEQEQNRIKAALPGCTVIFQPGSGVKTSNRN, from the coding sequence ATGCGATTCCTCACGTTATTGCTGGGGCTGTTCATCCTGACAGGATGTCGCCCTGCTGCGGAGGCACCACTTGATCCCCTTCGCGCGACAACGGTGGCAGAGGCCCTGGCGCAATCCAACACGGTTCAAAATCTGGATTTGTTTTATCGCCGCCTCAATGGCTTTCCAACTGATATCCTAGTCCTCAATAACCTCAAGCAGCTCAACCTCCGAACCTGCACCATCGGACGCCTGCCTGATGAAATCACCGCCCTATCCCAGTTGACCAGGCTGGATTTGGGGCAAACGGGACTGACAAACCTCCCCCCCGCCATTGGCGAACTCACCCAGCTTACCCATCTCTGGCTCAACGATAACCCGCTGCCGTCCCTGCCGCAGGAAATCCAGAACTTGACCAATCTCACCTACCTGAATGCCGACCGCACCCAGCTATCACAACTCCTCCCGGGAATCGGACTCCTCTCCAACCTGAGATGGCTCAGACTCAATAACAATCATCTGACCGCTATGCCGGCGGATATGGCCGGACTGGCGAAAAACCTTAAAATCCTTTACCTTATGGGCAATCCGATACCCGAGCAGGAACAAAATCGGATCAAGGCGGCCCTGCCGGGGTGCACCGTGATCTTTCAGCCCGGATCGGGCGTTAAAACCAGCAACAGGAACTGA
- a CDS encoding TlpA disulfide reductase family protein, whose product MNTSSVINKITILAAIALLAATGTTQAGWKTGSPLPDLNQFKLEGKVPSDLKGKVILIDFWASWCGPCKASFPILNNLQDQYKTRGFEIIAVNQDQTRALMKSFLEEHPASFIALRDADNLLVAAADVQSMPSSFLVDRSGRIRFLHTGFHGEKTAAKYKEEIELLLNEKDGLKK is encoded by the coding sequence ATGAATACCTCATCCGTGATTAATAAAATAACCATACTGGCGGCTATCGCATTACTGGCCGCAACAGGTACTACGCAGGCTGGCTGGAAAACAGGCTCCCCGTTACCGGATTTGAATCAGTTCAAATTGGAGGGAAAAGTCCCTTCAGACCTAAAAGGAAAAGTGATCCTGATCGACTTCTGGGCCTCCTGGTGCGGCCCTTGCAAGGCATCATTCCCCATCCTGAATAACCTGCAAGATCAATATAAGACCCGGGGATTTGAAATCATTGCCGTGAATCAGGATCAGACACGTGCGCTCATGAAATCATTTCTTGAAGAACACCCTGCCTCCTTCATCGCCCTGCGTGATGCAGACAACCTGTTGGTAGCGGCAGCAGATGTACAATCCATGCCCTCCTCCTTCCTGGTCGATCGCTCAGGCAGAATCCGGTTTCTGCATACGGGTTTCCATGGCGAAAAAACAGCCGCCAAATACAAAGAAGAGATTGAACTATTGCTGAATGAAAAGGATGGGCTGAAAAAATGA
- a CDS encoding RluA family pseudouridine synthase: MQPQEFIVRLDQAGLPLQNFLAQRLNLSRNKAKGLLDERLVFVNGRRIWMTHHEVRKGDKIEVMIPSKQAAKKAKPLTILYQDSEYIIVDKQTGRLSNGPDSLETDLQTLLKMPRLQAVHRLDRDTSGCILIAKSKEAFDKAVDLFKKQEISKVYHLLAMGEIKERERRIDYPLENEPAVTKLYHVSSNPLASHLKASLETGRTHQIRKHLAYIGHPVLGDKTYAVRGAIPEELRMIDRQMLHAASLRFNSPFNQRAIRVESPLPKDFTLWMKRLGLR; the protein is encoded by the coding sequence ATGCAACCACAAGAATTTATTGTTCGCCTGGATCAAGCCGGATTGCCTCTGCAAAACTTTCTGGCCCAACGCCTGAACTTGTCCCGGAACAAGGCCAAAGGACTGCTGGATGAGCGGCTCGTATTTGTCAATGGACGCCGCATCTGGATGACCCACCACGAAGTCCGAAAAGGCGACAAAATCGAGGTCATGATCCCCTCCAAACAAGCGGCCAAAAAGGCCAAACCTCTGACCATCCTTTACCAGGACTCCGAATACATCATTGTTGACAAACAAACCGGTCGCCTTTCCAACGGACCGGACAGCCTTGAGACAGATCTCCAAACACTTCTTAAAATGCCAAGACTCCAGGCCGTTCATCGGCTTGATCGCGACACCTCCGGCTGCATTCTCATTGCCAAGTCAAAGGAGGCGTTCGATAAAGCGGTTGATCTATTCAAAAAGCAGGAAATTTCAAAAGTCTATCACCTGCTTGCCATGGGCGAAATCAAGGAGCGGGAACGCCGCATTGACTACCCTCTTGAGAATGAGCCAGCAGTAACGAAACTCTATCACGTCTCATCCAATCCACTGGCCAGCCATCTCAAGGCTTCCCTTGAAACCGGCCGAACCCATCAAATCCGCAAACATCTTGCCTACATCGGGCATCCGGTTCTGGGCGATAAAACCTATGCCGTACGGGGAGCCATCCCTGAAGAACTCCGCATGATAGACCGGCAAATGCTGCATGCCGCAAGCTTGCGGTTCAACTCCCCCTTCAATCAACGTGCCATACGAGTTGAATCCCCACTCCCAAAGGATTTCACTCTCTGGATGAAGCGGCTTGGCTTGCGATAA
- a CDS encoding DUF4266 domain-containing protein produces the protein MKHRLLKLGLISIGLISLTGCGTVQPWERGTLSDYTMRQDRDPLTDSMREHVYFTRESAAGGRGVGGGGCGCN, from the coding sequence ATGAAACACCGCCTGCTCAAACTAGGATTGATATCTATCGGTCTCATTTCGCTTACCGGCTGCGGAACGGTTCAACCCTGGGAGCGGGGAACCCTCTCCGACTATACCATGCGCCAGGATCGTGATCCCCTGACCGACTCCATGCGGGAACACGTTTACTTTACACGCGAATCCGCCGCCGGTGGACGCGGAGTGGGTGGCGGCGGTTGCGGCTGTAACTAG